Proteins encoded in a region of the Mucilaginibacter sabulilitoris genome:
- a CDS encoding HAMP domain-containing sensor histidine kinase, translating to MRTRPKSIFSRIGIFIFLVITALGVSFVLITYNATSDYYQASLQLLNKDEAPRIAALTPLFSKQGIDHHKADSVFDNTMIVSPNTEVYFLDTLGHVKYYYAPDSLIKERQVPTDKIKIYLKDNLHLIRNIDPRDPETLKIFSAAQVKVDHQKIGYIYIILASKEYRNVAEFVFKSQVGGWATKVFFMIIFATIIFSLLYTSRLQRSYNRVIQVLDQFKNGDLNVRFDTKENDDFFPIADAFNKMVAMLDENFRRLKLLEEERRVFLANISHDLRTPLAIARGYTETMLIETPTTHGEQERHLEMVLSKIMQVEKLVLQLFELSKMESVNFIPHKEPFIFSEILQETIKGAEFQAKQKSIEISCENCEDNTLVDADISMMERVAQNLLENAVKYTHPGGFIKIRLQRESGLLTLELENSGDPLPPAILNWVNDAADEDAIKRPKGAGLGLALVKRVLKLHGFKFKASLSAESANRFLISLNSYTYPVKKIG from the coding sequence ATGAGAACAAGACCAAAAAGCATATTTTCCCGCATAGGTATTTTTATATTTTTAGTCATTACAGCATTAGGCGTTTCCTTTGTGTTGATCACTTATAATGCAACAAGTGATTATTATCAGGCAAGCCTCCAGTTGTTGAATAAAGACGAGGCCCCGCGCATTGCTGCTCTTACGCCGCTTTTTTCAAAACAGGGCATTGATCATCATAAAGCGGATTCTGTCTTTGATAATACAATGATCGTTAGTCCTAATACGGAGGTATATTTCCTGGATACACTTGGCCATGTCAAATATTATTATGCGCCGGATTCACTGATAAAAGAGCGACAGGTACCTACAGATAAAATCAAGATCTACTTGAAAGACAATCTGCATTTGATCAGGAATATTGATCCCAGGGACCCCGAAACACTGAAGATCTTCTCCGCAGCACAGGTGAAGGTTGACCATCAGAAGATTGGATATATTTACATCATACTGGCGAGTAAAGAATACCGGAATGTAGCCGAATTCGTATTCAAATCACAGGTTGGCGGCTGGGCGACTAAAGTGTTTTTCATGATCATTTTTGCAACAATCATTTTTAGTCTCTTGTACACCAGTAGATTGCAGCGAAGCTACAACCGGGTTATTCAGGTGCTCGATCAATTTAAGAACGGTGATTTGAATGTCCGCTTCGACACGAAGGAAAACGATGATTTTTTTCCAATTGCCGACGCGTTCAATAAGATGGTCGCGATGCTGGACGAAAACTTTCGCAGGCTCAAATTATTGGAAGAAGAACGCAGGGTTTTTCTCGCCAATATCTCACACGATCTGAGGACACCGCTTGCCATAGCACGTGGATATACGGAAACCATGCTAATTGAAACGCCAACTACGCATGGAGAACAGGAACGTCACCTGGAAATGGTTTTAAGTAAAATCATGCAGGTAGAAAAGTTGGTTTTACAGCTTTTCGAGCTTTCCAAAATGGAATCAGTGAATTTTATACCGCATAAAGAACCTTTTATTTTCTCAGAGATATTGCAGGAAACGATCAAGGGCGCAGAATTCCAGGCAAAGCAAAAATCAATTGAAATAAGCTGCGAAAACTGCGAAGATAATACACTAGTGGATGCGGATATCTCCATGATGGAAAGAGTTGCGCAGAACCTCTTGGAAAATGCGGTGAAGTACACCCATCCCGGTGGGTTTATTAAAATCAGGCTGCAGCGTGAATCCGGCTTATTAACGCTTGAGTTGGAGAACAGCGGAGATCCATTGCCTCCGGCAATCCTCAATTGGGTAAACGATGCCGCCGACGAAGATGCGATAAAAAGGCCAAAAGGCGCCGGATTAGGCCTTGCCTTAGTTAAGCGCGTCCTTAAACTGCACGGCTTTAAATTCAAAGCAAGCCTATCAGCAGAATCTGCTAATAGGTTCTTAATCAGCCTAAATAGTTATACTTATCCAGTTAAAAAGATAGGATAA
- a CDS encoding TlpA disulfide reductase family protein has product MKRKIVMAGLTLFTTVLISCKDTASFTISGTIDHPAKQPMVFLQKADSSGEYQSLDSVKLSADGVFKFKKESPFPELYRLKIDTTQIDLAVQNGDMIEVNADLADNTHHYAVTGSDASNAIKQFNELATKFNEISNRISADFEVKLKAHPASADSLIKALMPVYSKNQADFSHQAIMFIKNNQKSLAAFYAASTLDPVKFEMPLISYADGINGDLLKNPLVKKFVNAMAAAKPLSVGHDAPEFTISDSNGKPVKLSDYKGKWIMIDFWASWCVPCRQENPNVLKQYQHFHQKGLNVLGISLDKDKAAWQKAVSDDHLTWTQASDLNSFQGTAEQLYHIEAIPSNFIIDPQGKIAAKNVRGTDLEDFLKKTL; this is encoded by the coding sequence ATGAAACGCAAGATCGTTATGGCAGGGCTAACATTGTTTACCACTGTACTGATTTCCTGTAAAGACACTGCAAGTTTTACCATTTCAGGCACTATTGATCATCCAGCTAAACAGCCAATGGTATTTCTACAAAAGGCTGATAGCAGCGGCGAATACCAATCTTTAGACTCGGTAAAATTGTCTGCTGACGGTGTTTTCAAGTTTAAAAAAGAATCGCCATTCCCCGAGTTGTATCGTTTAAAGATCGATACGACACAAATTGACCTGGCAGTTCAAAATGGGGATATGATTGAGGTTAATGCTGATTTAGCAGACAATACTCACCATTATGCCGTCACCGGATCAGATGCTTCCAATGCTATTAAGCAGTTCAATGAGCTGGCTACAAAGTTTAACGAAATCAGCAATCGTATATCCGCAGATTTCGAAGTCAAATTGAAAGCGCATCCTGCGAGCGCAGACTCGCTGATCAAAGCGTTGATGCCTGTTTATTCAAAAAATCAGGCTGATTTCAGCCATCAGGCTATAATGTTTATAAAAAATAATCAAAAGTCTTTGGCAGCCTTTTATGCCGCCAGCACTCTTGACCCAGTGAAGTTTGAAATGCCGCTTATCAGCTACGCTGATGGGATTAACGGCGATTTGCTTAAAAACCCTTTAGTAAAAAAGTTTGTGAATGCAATGGCAGCAGCAAAACCACTGTCCGTTGGACATGATGCCCCCGAGTTTACCATCAGCGACAGTAACGGAAAGCCTGTAAAACTTTCTGATTATAAAGGTAAATGGATAATGATTGACTTTTGGGCATCATGGTGCGTACCCTGTCGCCAGGAGAACCCTAATGTGTTAAAACAATATCAGCACTTCCACCAGAAAGGTTTGAATGTTTTGGGCATATCGCTGGATAAAGATAAAGCCGCATGGCAAAAAGCGGTTAGCGATGATCACCTTACCTGGACGCAGGCATCAGATTTAAATAGCTTTCAAGGCACCGCCGAGCAGCTTTATCATATTGAGGCCATTCCTTCCAATTTCATTATTGATCCGCAGGGAAAGATCGCTGCAAAAAATGTGAGGGGTACCGACCTGGAAGATTTTCTAAAAAAAACACTTTGA
- a CDS encoding response regulator transcription factor — protein MKQILLVEDDPQITQLLQLHYKEPNYLLTATDSGQDGLEKALQGTFDLIILDLTLPDIDGMEVCKGIRDHKISTAVLMLTSKSEEIDKVLALELGADDYVTKPFGIRELLARSKALIRRTEQVTAPITEVTHEISIKDLQIDLNLRKATLKGNRIDLTPKEFDLLVLLASNPGKAFTRQELLEQVWGYTFSGYEHTVTAHINRLRIKIETNLDQPEYILTSWGIGYRFIG, from the coding sequence ATGAAGCAGATCTTGTTGGTAGAAGATGATCCCCAGATCACTCAATTATTGCAACTCCATTATAAAGAGCCTAACTATCTATTAACGGCGACCGACAGTGGCCAAGACGGTCTGGAAAAGGCACTACAGGGAACTTTCGATCTTATTATTCTGGATCTTACCTTACCGGATATCGACGGCATGGAAGTATGCAAAGGAATCAGGGACCATAAAATTTCAACAGCAGTTCTAATGCTTACATCAAAATCGGAGGAGATTGATAAGGTGCTGGCGCTTGAACTCGGCGCCGATGACTACGTGACCAAACCTTTTGGCATCCGTGAATTGTTGGCGCGCTCAAAGGCGCTGATCAGAAGAACGGAACAAGTCACGGCCCCAATTACGGAGGTAACCCACGAAATAAGCATAAAAGACCTTCAAATTGACTTGAATCTTAGAAAAGCTACATTGAAAGGCAACCGGATTGATCTTACACCAAAAGAGTTTGATTTATTGGTACTTTTAGCAAGTAATCCAGGCAAGGCCTTCACTCGACAGGAATTACTTGAGCAAGTTTGGGGTTATACATTTTCCGGTTACGAGCATACCGTTACGGCGCATATCAACCGCTTGAGAATAAAGATTGAAACCAACCTGGATCAACCTGAATATATACTAACCAGTTGGGGTATCGGCTATCGATTCATAGGATGA
- the msrB gene encoding peptide-methionine (R)-S-oxide reductase MsrB translates to MKSFVITTVLLLYLAGGAFAQHLKSASGHENNPYYSNTDIKKLNISNAEWKKILPADLYATAREAATERPFTGKYWNADAKGTYYCAVCGNELFRSNAKFSSTCGWPSFFEPTRKNSVIYKEDHSFGMDRTEVLCARCGSHLGHIFDDGPAPTYKRYCMNSISLDFQPDKK, encoded by the coding sequence ATGAAATCATTCGTCATAACAACTGTACTGCTACTTTACCTGGCAGGCGGCGCTTTTGCGCAGCATTTGAAATCCGCCAGCGGACATGAGAATAATCCCTATTACTCGAATACAGATATAAAAAAGTTAAATATCTCTAACGCCGAATGGAAAAAGATCCTGCCAGCGGATTTGTATGCCACGGCCCGTGAGGCAGCAACCGAGCGCCCTTTCACAGGTAAATACTGGAACGCTGATGCTAAAGGAACTTATTACTGCGCCGTTTGCGGTAATGAATTATTCAGGTCAAATGCAAAGTTTTCCAGTACCTGCGGCTGGCCAAGCTTTTTCGAGCCGACTCGAAAGAACAGCGTTATCTATAAAGAAGACCATTCGTTTGGAATGGACCGGACAGAAGTTCTCTGCGCCCGATGCGGCTCACATCTTGGCCATATCTTCGATGACGGGCCTGCGCCGACTTACAAACGGTATTGTATGAATTCAATATCACTTGATTTTCAACCGGATAAAAAATAA
- the msrA gene encoding peptide-methionine (S)-S-oxide reductase MsrA, whose translation MKKIIFYILFFIASAGAAFASPVMKNNTTKLNKARLDTATFATGCFWCAEAKFKQLRGVVSVSSGFSGGHTVNPTYEEVCTGTTGHAESVNILFDPKQITFDELVEVFFTDHDPTQLNRQGNDVGTQYRSAIFYHNAAQKQKAEYYIKKVNDSHAYPKPVVTQVVPFKVFYKAEGYHQNYFSRNGSAPYCKYVIQPELEKFRKVFANKLKNNK comes from the coding sequence ATGAAAAAGATCATTTTTTATATCCTGTTTTTCATTGCCTCAGCGGGCGCGGCGTTTGCCTCTCCAGTGATGAAAAACAATACAACAAAACTGAACAAAGCCAGGTTAGATACCGCAACATTTGCTACGGGATGTTTCTGGTGTGCTGAAGCGAAGTTTAAACAACTACGCGGCGTTGTTTCCGTAAGCTCCGGCTTTTCAGGCGGCCACACTGTAAATCCAACCTACGAAGAAGTATGCACTGGCACAACCGGGCATGCAGAATCGGTAAATATCCTTTTCGATCCTAAACAGATAACATTTGATGAGCTGGTAGAAGTATTTTTTACCGATCACGATCCAACCCAATTAAATCGTCAGGGCAATGATGTTGGCACGCAATACCGTTCTGCCATTTTCTACCATAATGCTGCCCAAAAACAAAAGGCGGAATATTATATCAAAAAGGTAAACGATTCGCATGCTTACCCGAAACCTGTTGTAACTCAGGTAGTGCCATTTAAAGTATTCTACAAAGCTGAAGGGTATCATCAGAATTATTTCAGCAGGAACGGAAGTGCGCCTTACTGCAAATATGTAATCCAGCCGGAACTGGAGAAATTCAGGAAAGTATTCGCAAATAAATTAAAAAACAACAAATAA
- a CDS encoding protein-disulfide reductase DsbD family protein produces MKKTIIIHLKKLPVIMLVLFCLLSVQSYASPSLQTDSISSADVQFTPINPDTPAADVSKSVVPAKETNPAVASVKPATNSSRSLSLWTIFLEGFIGGFAALLLPCIFPMLPFTVSFFTKRHTQARKGIIDAIIYGLSIILIYVGLGMLITIIFGADALNALSTNGIFNFVFFLLLVVFAASFFGAFEITLPYKWTNKAEENTDRKGFVGIFFMAAALALVSFSCTGPIIGTLLVQAATSGARLGPAIGMLGFSVALSLPFVLFAMFPSWLNSLPKSGGWLNSVKVVLGFLELALSLKFLSNVDLTYHWHWFDREVFLVLWIVIAALTGFYLLGKLKFSHDSDISYISVPRLFLAIVVLSFTVYMVPGLWGAPLKSISAFLPPQASQDFDLYTPTLSGGGSNTAAVAPADQAAHKYADLFDKPLNLNPFFDYKEGLAYARKVHKPIIIDFTGHACVNCRKMEASVWPDKKVLPLLKDSYVLIQLYVDDKTELPANEQYISSFSHRKITNIGALNSDIQATRFNTNSQPFYVLLNPATEMPMVTPEGADYNPDSYYNYLQSGINSFNKTN; encoded by the coding sequence ATGAAAAAGACCATCATAATTCACTTAAAAAAGCTACCGGTTATAATGCTGGTATTATTTTGCCTGCTAAGCGTTCAATCTTACGCAAGCCCTTCTTTACAAACAGACAGTATCAGTAGTGCTGACGTCCAGTTCACGCCGATCAACCCGGATACCCCTGCAGCCGACGTAAGTAAATCCGTCGTTCCAGCTAAAGAAACCAATCCAGCGGTCGCCTCTGTAAAACCTGCAACCAATAGTAGCCGGTCGCTAAGCCTTTGGACCATTTTTCTTGAAGGTTTCATCGGCGGGTTTGCGGCACTCCTATTACCATGTATCTTTCCTATGCTGCCATTTACGGTTAGCTTTTTTACCAAACGACATACGCAGGCAAGGAAAGGCATAATAGATGCCATTATTTATGGCCTATCCATTATCCTGATCTATGTGGGGCTAGGCATGCTGATCACCATCATTTTCGGTGCGGATGCATTGAATGCGCTGTCGACGAACGGAATATTCAATTTCGTTTTCTTTCTGTTATTGGTTGTATTCGCGGCATCTTTCTTTGGGGCGTTCGAAATTACGTTACCCTATAAGTGGACCAATAAAGCAGAAGAAAACACCGACAGAAAAGGATTTGTTGGTATATTCTTTATGGCCGCCGCTCTTGCGTTGGTATCATTCAGTTGTACAGGCCCAATTATTGGTACCTTGTTAGTACAGGCTGCTACATCAGGCGCAAGGCTAGGCCCGGCCATAGGGATGCTCGGATTCTCGGTTGCGCTTTCATTGCCATTCGTATTATTTGCCATGTTCCCTTCATGGTTAAATAGCCTGCCGAAGTCAGGAGGCTGGTTAAATAGCGTAAAGGTGGTACTTGGATTCCTGGAACTGGCATTGTCGCTTAAATTCCTGAGTAATGTAGATCTGACCTACCACTGGCATTGGTTTGACCGCGAAGTTTTCCTGGTGTTGTGGATCGTGATCGCCGCCCTAACAGGGTTCTATTTATTAGGTAAGCTAAAGTTTAGCCATGATTCGGACATAAGTTATATATCCGTACCTAGATTATTCCTTGCAATTGTCGTCCTTTCGTTTACCGTTTATATGGTTCCAGGGCTGTGGGGCGCTCCGCTAAAGTCTATATCAGCGTTTTTACCGCCTCAGGCATCGCAGGATTTTGATTTGTATACGCCGACACTTTCGGGCGGCGGTTCAAATACTGCCGCTGTCGCGCCTGCAGATCAGGCCGCGCACAAATATGCCGATCTGTTCGATAAGCCATTAAACCTTAATCCATTTTTTGACTACAAAGAAGGGCTGGCTTACGCCAGGAAAGTTCATAAACCGATCATTATCGATTTTACTGGTCATGCCTGTGTGAACTGCCGAAAAATGGAAGCCAGCGTTTGGCCCGATAAAAAAGTATTGCCTTTACTGAAAGATAGCTACGTACTTATTCAGCTTTACGTGGATGACAAAACGGAACTACCTGCAAACGAGCAATACATAAGCAGCTTTAGCCATCGTAAGATCACTAACATCGGTGCATTGAACAGCGACATCCAGGCAACCCGCTTCAATACGAACTCACAGCCCTTTTATGTGCTGCTTAACCCGGCGACAGAAATGCCGATGGTAACACCGGAGGGTGCCGATTATAATCCTGACAGCTACTACAACTATCTGCAATCAGGCATCAATTCATTCAATAAAACTAACTAA
- the trxB gene encoding thioredoxin-disulfide reductase has translation MIPNNEHVQCLIIGSGPAGYTAAIYAARADLKPVLYTGIIEGGQLTQTTEVENYPGYPEGIQGPAMMQNFKKQAERLGADIRFGYVTSVDFSSLPHKITIDDSQVITADAVIISTGASAKWLGLESEQKYNGFGVSACAVCDGYFFKGQDVAIVGAGDTAAEEATYLAKLCRKVYMLVRRNEFRASKAMINRVLNTPNIELLYDTETVEILGDGLNVTRVKVINNKTNVEKELAVTGFFVAIGHHPNTDIFRGWIDMDAVGYIKTRPGTTRTNVAGVFCCGDAQDHIYRQAVTAAGSGCMAAIDAERYLAAKHHAVTIDSITVN, from the coding sequence ATGATACCAAATAACGAACATGTGCAGTGCCTGATCATCGGTTCGGGGCCTGCTGGATATACCGCCGCTATATACGCGGCGCGCGCTGACCTTAAACCTGTCCTATATACAGGTATCATAGAAGGCGGACAATTAACGCAGACAACGGAAGTTGAAAACTATCCCGGCTATCCCGAAGGAATTCAAGGGCCAGCAATGATGCAGAATTTTAAAAAACAGGCGGAGCGACTTGGCGCAGACATTCGGTTTGGTTATGTTACTTCTGTCGATTTCTCATCGTTGCCCCATAAAATTACAATAGACGACAGCCAGGTAATTACTGCCGACGCAGTAATCATTTCTACAGGAGCTTCCGCAAAATGGCTGGGACTTGAATCTGAGCAAAAGTACAATGGCTTTGGCGTATCGGCCTGTGCTGTTTGTGATGGTTACTTCTTTAAAGGGCAAGATGTAGCCATTGTTGGCGCTGGTGATACGGCCGCCGAGGAAGCCACTTATTTGGCCAAACTTTGCCGAAAGGTTTACATGCTGGTGAGGCGCAATGAATTCCGCGCGTCAAAGGCGATGATAAACCGTGTTTTGAATACCCCGAATATCGAACTATTGTATGATACCGAAACGGTTGAAATATTGGGAGATGGTTTAAATGTGACCCGCGTAAAAGTAATCAACAATAAAACGAATGTTGAAAAAGAACTGGCTGTTACCGGTTTCTTTGTCGCCATAGGCCATCACCCAAACACCGACATATTTAGAGGCTGGATCGATATGGACGCGGTCGGTTACATCAAAACAAGGCCGGGCACAACACGGACAAATGTAGCGGGCGTATTCTGTTGCGGCGATGCGCAGGATCACATCTACCGCCAGGCGGTCACAGCAGCAGGCAGTGGTTGCATGGCGGCTATAGATGCCGAGCGTTACCTCGCCGCCAAACACCACGCGGTAACCATTGATTCAATAACCGTTAATTAA
- a CDS encoding protein-disulfide reductase DsbD domain-containing protein — translation MKKILLIIIAAFIGTNAFCQIEKPVTWSFALKKEKNNEAVILLKASIKSSWHIYSLDQKEGGPVKTTITFLPAAGYTLIGRSSQPQPQTKFEKAFNMKVSYFENTVVFQQRIKLKPGKGTLHGKLEYMTCNNQKCLPPEDLDFTINL, via the coding sequence GTGAAAAAAATACTATTAATCATTATAGCGGCATTCATAGGTACAAATGCCTTCTGCCAAATCGAAAAACCTGTAACCTGGTCATTCGCCCTTAAGAAAGAGAAAAATAACGAAGCAGTAATTTTACTCAAGGCCTCCATTAAAAGCAGTTGGCATATTTACTCGCTTGATCAAAAAGAAGGCGGGCCGGTAAAAACAACCATTACCTTCTTGCCTGCAGCAGGTTACACCTTAATAGGAAGAAGTAGCCAGCCGCAGCCCCAAACGAAGTTCGAAAAGGCCTTCAATATGAAGGTGTCTTACTTCGAAAACACGGTCGTCTTTCAGCAAAGAATTAAACTCAAACCAGGTAAAGGTACGCTGCACGGAAAGCTAGAATATATGACATGCAATAACCAAAAGTGCCTGCCGCCTGAAGATCTGGATTTTACTATTAACCTTTAA